From the Micromonospora lupini genome, one window contains:
- a CDS encoding nitroreductase family protein, translating into MVHEAEAFAQRMAQRRSVRDFAGDPLPDGVVEAAIRAASTAPSGANVQPWRFVVLTDPARKRRLREAAEAEERAFYDRRASAEWLGAIAGLGTDWRKPFLETAPAVIVVFEVHQGPRSPKPYYVKESVGIAVGLLITALHHAGLVTLTHTPSPMRFLNEVCERPPEERPYVVMPVGYPTADAHVPDLPRKPLDEIMVRW; encoded by the coding sequence ATGGTGCACGAGGCCGAGGCGTTCGCACAGCGGATGGCGCAGCGCCGATCGGTGCGCGACTTCGCCGGCGACCCCCTGCCCGACGGGGTGGTCGAGGCCGCCATCCGGGCCGCGTCGACTGCGCCCAGCGGCGCCAACGTGCAGCCGTGGCGGTTCGTCGTCCTGACCGACCCGGCCCGCAAACGCCGGCTGCGCGAGGCCGCCGAGGCCGAAGAACGCGCGTTCTACGACCGTCGGGCCTCCGCAGAGTGGCTGGGTGCGATCGCCGGGCTCGGCACCGACTGGCGCAAGCCGTTCCTGGAGACCGCACCGGCCGTCATCGTCGTGTTCGAGGTGCACCAGGGGCCGCGCAGCCCGAAGCCGTACTACGTCAAGGAGTCCGTCGGCATCGCGGTCGGCCTGCTGATCACCGCGCTGCACCACGCCGGCCTGGTCACGCTTACCCACACGCCAAGCCCGATGCGGTTCCTCAACGAGGTGTGCGAGCGGCCACCCGAGGAGCGCCCGTACGTCGTGATGCCCGTCGGTTATCCCACAGCGGACGCCCACGTCCCCGACCTGCCCCGCAAACCCCTCGACGAGATCATGGTCCGCTGGTGA
- a CDS encoding NAD(P)-binding domain-containing protein, producing the protein MVSSEHRYVIVGAGPAGLQLSYYLQQHGADYLTLESGDEPGGFFRRFPRHRRLISLNKVHTDSADPEIRLRWDWNSLLNDSPDLLFPRFSEEYLPAADDLVRYLAEFQRVHQLNIRFGTTVERITRTGDGFTVRTDRGDVRARCLVVATGWGRPFVPAIKGIEHAIGYEDMVVDPTAYDGQRVLVIGKGNSAFETASAILGRASMVHLASRQPLRLAWNTKHPGDVRGQYGAILDSYQFKTLHSVLDCTIDEIRPVDGRFRVSITYTHAQGETAELDYHTVLRCTGFRMDTALFDETSRPDLVRDGRMPGLRPDWQSSNVDDMYFAGTIAQARDAKHASSPFIDGFRYNLRTFTRILRERYDGVPLSYATTPADAVSLTKLMLDRVNWSSALWTQFEYLCDVFVRDEATGYIHHYEDLPEDYAVERFADATQWYTLALRWGRDDYGDVFAIDRHPTPDRARESAFIHPVIRRYRGAELVAEQHLLEDLLAEWRRPDRHVEPLVEFLTEDLTSGP; encoded by the coding sequence ATGGTCAGCAGCGAACACCGGTACGTCATCGTCGGTGCGGGACCCGCCGGCCTCCAACTGAGCTACTACCTGCAGCAACACGGTGCCGACTACCTGACACTGGAGAGCGGCGACGAGCCCGGCGGCTTCTTCCGGCGGTTTCCGCGCCACCGTCGGCTCATCTCGTTGAACAAGGTGCACACCGACAGCGCCGATCCGGAGATTCGCCTGCGCTGGGACTGGAACTCGCTGCTCAACGACTCACCGGACCTGCTGTTTCCGCGCTTCAGCGAGGAGTACCTGCCGGCGGCCGACGACCTGGTGCGCTACCTCGCCGAGTTCCAGCGGGTCCACCAGCTCAACATCCGCTTCGGCACGACTGTCGAGCGGATCACGCGGACCGGTGACGGTTTCACGGTGCGCACCGACCGGGGGGACGTGCGTGCGCGCTGCCTGGTCGTCGCGACCGGCTGGGGCCGGCCCTTCGTGCCGGCCATCAAGGGCATCGAACACGCTATCGGGTACGAGGACATGGTCGTCGACCCCACGGCGTACGACGGTCAGCGGGTCCTCGTCATCGGCAAGGGCAACTCCGCCTTCGAGACCGCGTCGGCCATCCTCGGCCGGGCGTCGATGGTGCACCTCGCCAGCCGGCAGCCCCTGCGACTGGCGTGGAACACCAAACACCCAGGCGACGTACGCGGTCAGTACGGCGCGATCCTCGACAGCTACCAGTTCAAGACGCTGCACTCGGTGCTGGACTGCACCATCGACGAGATCCGGCCCGTCGACGGGCGGTTCCGGGTGTCGATCACGTACACCCATGCCCAGGGGGAGACCGCCGAGCTGGACTACCACACGGTGCTGCGGTGCACGGGCTTCCGGATGGACACGGCGCTGTTCGACGAGACGTCCCGACCCGACCTGGTGCGCGACGGCCGCATGCCCGGTCTGCGCCCCGACTGGCAGTCGAGCAACGTCGACGACATGTACTTCGCCGGCACCATCGCCCAGGCCCGCGACGCCAAGCACGCGTCGTCGCCGTTCATCGACGGATTCCGCTACAACCTGCGGACGTTCACCCGGATCCTGCGGGAGCGCTACGACGGCGTGCCGCTGTCGTACGCGACGACGCCTGCCGACGCCGTGTCGCTGACGAAGCTGATGCTCGACCGCGTCAACTGGTCCTCGGCGCTGTGGACGCAGTTCGAGTACCTGTGTGACGTCTTCGTCCGCGACGAGGCCACCGGCTACATCCACCACTACGAGGACCTGCCGGAGGACTACGCCGTGGAGCGCTTCGCGGACGCCACCCAGTGGTACACGCTCGCGCTGCGGTGGGGCCGCGACGACTACGGCGACGTCTTCGCCATCGACCGCCACCCGACCCCCGATCGCGCGCGGGAGAGCGCGTTCATCCACCCGGTGATCAGGCGATACCGTGGCGCGGAACTCGTCGCCGAGCAGCATCTGCTGGAGGATCTGCTCGCCGAGTGGCGACGTCCGGACCGACACGTGGAGCCGTTGGTCGAGTTCCTGACCGAGGACCTCACCAGCGGACCATGA
- a CDS encoding Crp/Fnr family transcriptional regulator, translated as MDNTTWLPGTFLGRLEKTARDRLLAVAIRRSVKESQVVLREGALESHVILLDDALAKVTVEMADGRQALLAIRMSGDLVGEISALNGTPRTATVTACRSSIVRIVHRSEFRAFLRANPDAAMEVAGIVADRLRWANRRRVDFASYSVKVRLARVLWEIAAAYGRRSCEGLVINVRLTQSELATLCGAAEISLQKALGSLRGAGIIATGYREIVIRDSDGLRAVADLDGSP; from the coding sequence GTGGACAACACCACATGGTTGCCCGGGACCTTCCTTGGCCGACTCGAGAAGACCGCCAGGGATCGTCTTTTGGCCGTTGCGATCCGTCGTTCCGTTAAGGAGTCCCAAGTCGTGCTGCGAGAGGGCGCCCTCGAATCGCACGTCATCCTGCTAGACGATGCACTCGCCAAGGTCACCGTCGAGATGGCCGACGGTCGACAGGCACTGCTGGCGATCCGGATGTCTGGTGATCTCGTCGGCGAGATCTCGGCGCTGAACGGAACGCCGAGGACCGCGACGGTCACCGCCTGCCGATCTTCGATCGTTCGGATCGTCCACCGCAGTGAGTTCCGCGCCTTTCTCCGAGCCAATCCGGACGCCGCCATGGAGGTCGCCGGCATCGTGGCCGACAGGTTGCGCTGGGCCAACCGACGACGGGTGGATTTCGCCTCCTATTCGGTCAAGGTCCGCTTGGCGCGTGTGCTGTGGGAGATTGCTGCGGCATACGGCCGACGAAGCTGCGAGGGGCTCGTCATCAACGTGCGCCTCACACAGAGTGAACTGGCCACTCTGTGTGGAGCTGCAGAGATCAGCCTGCAAAAGGCGCTCGGGAGCTTGCGCGGGGCTGGAATCATCGCCACGGGCTATCGCGAAATTGTCATCCGGGACAGCGATGGCCTACGCGCCGTCGCTGATCTCGACGGCTCCCCCTGA
- a CDS encoding Pycsar system effector family protein, with amino-acid sequence MDDNPYFDSKFVWVPAFTGSMGNARRTARQPHLDPWRDLQVGLATVASLQTSIRHADTKAFALLAIEGGVATAVVDRVVPYVVGDAPIIIVLLAVLLVILFVVGIASAAWLLVLALRPRLDGARSANRFAFPNLVRGGESPSAASIRRHRDEVWDLVTVLARIAMAKHLRVRRSMPWLMVAMASSAGLMLFSTFSTRLMP; translated from the coding sequence GTGGACGACAACCCGTACTTCGACTCCAAATTCGTCTGGGTGCCGGCCTTCACTGGGAGCATGGGAAACGCTCGGCGCACCGCCAGACAGCCTCACCTCGATCCGTGGCGCGATCTCCAGGTTGGCCTGGCCACGGTAGCCTCACTCCAAACCTCGATTCGTCACGCGGACACCAAGGCCTTTGCTCTGCTGGCGATCGAGGGTGGAGTGGCCACCGCGGTAGTGGACAGAGTCGTGCCATACGTGGTTGGAGATGCCCCGATCATCATCGTCTTGCTGGCTGTGCTTCTGGTGATCCTCTTCGTCGTCGGTATTGCGTCGGCCGCCTGGCTGCTGGTCCTGGCGCTTCGACCTCGTCTCGACGGTGCCAGAAGCGCCAACCGATTCGCCTTTCCGAACCTCGTCCGAGGAGGGGAAAGCCCTTCTGCGGCGTCGATCAGACGTCACAGGGACGAGGTGTGGGACCTCGTCACCGTGCTCGCCCGCATCGCTATGGCGAAGCACCTACGGGTACGCCGGAGCATGCCATGGCTCATGGTGGCGATGGCGTCGTCTGCGGGACTGATGCTCTTCTCGACCTTCTCGACACGGCTGATGCCCTAA
- a CDS encoding winged helix-turn-helix domain-containing protein: MPQTPDYIRISDEIIADLRSGKVKPGDKLPSIADMSDRFEVSSSTIQMVYVRLEALRVIRRHQGKGIFVTDPKTWMREP, from the coding sequence ATGCCACAGACACCGGACTACATCCGGATCTCAGACGAGATCATCGCGGACCTGCGCAGCGGGAAGGTCAAGCCGGGGGACAAGCTGCCCTCGATCGCCGACATGTCTGACCGCTTCGAGGTCAGTTCATCCACGATTCAAATGGTCTACGTCCGGCTGGAAGCGCTCCGAGTGATCCGGCGGCATCAGGGCAAGGGGATCTTCGTGACGGACCCGAAGACCTGGATGCGCGAGCCGTAG
- a CDS encoding DivIVA domain-containing protein, producing the protein MVQVYGYPARLTPHEVRTRAFAAHERGVDPDEVREFQARVADELAMLNETVRLLGQENDRIGRALRDWQIMHAQECRPPQEHGRNSGHW; encoded by the coding sequence GTGGTTCAGGTGTACGGCTACCCGGCCCGGTTGACGCCGCACGAGGTGCGGACCCGGGCGTTCGCCGCGCATGAGCGCGGCGTCGACCCCGATGAGGTACGCGAGTTCCAGGCCCGGGTGGCCGATGAGCTGGCCATGCTCAACGAGACGGTACGGCTGCTCGGTCAGGAGAACGACCGGATCGGGCGGGCGCTGCGTGACTGGCAGATCATGCACGCGCAGGAGTGCCGGCCACCGCAGGAGCACGGGCGCAACTCCGGCCACTGGTGA
- a CDS encoding DUF3024 domain-containing protein — translation MGALPEDRAAAIHDDNRHLGPVLPSRNLRFHRYDHAPPSAAVNLLLEEISRDPTGIFWGC, via the coding sequence TTGGGTGCGCTTCCCGAGGATCGCGCGGCTGCGATACACGACGACAACCGGCACCTGGGCCCTGTACTACCGAGTCGGAACCTCCGCTTCCACCGCTACGACCATGCCCCGCCGTCCGCTGCGGTCAACCTTCTGCTCGAAGAGATCAGCCGTGACCCGACGGGCATCTTCTGGGGCTGTTGA